GGCCGGCGTAACTGAAGGTCACGTGTGCTGCGCTGTCAGGGTCGTCGAGGAATCGCTCGAGGGCTTCGGGGTCGACCACGTCGCCGAGGGGGCCGAGCGACTGGGGGTCTATGTTCTCGGCGGTCGCGACGGCGCGGAGGATGGCCATTGCCAGCGAACTGGTGCCCGTCTGCTGCCGGACGAGCGGGGGTCCATCTGTTCTCCCACCAGAACAGT
This sequence is a window from Haloarcula salinisoli. Protein-coding genes within it:
- a CDS encoding HalOD1 output domain-containing protein, whose translation is MNCSGGRTDGPPLVRQQTGTSSLAMAILRAVATAENIDPQSLGPLGDVVDPEALERFLDDPDSAAHVTFSYAGHRVVVTDEAVEVY